In one Legionella clemsonensis genomic region, the following are encoded:
- a CDS encoding sensor histidine kinase, whose amino-acid sequence MLDLLHFNFFVKNTYSLFVHSFSFFKFIAIILIFNFLIFVLFFSAGEHAFTYFSWEFISHVLSFIFEFIIFNFALVCLIYSENSGFFLSLSGLMILISGDFFFNYSFLSQTNFLLPYGELLWYLGLILIFFGILNIKINRNYKIKFWFSQANSIKNKLAFWSFGTSISSFLLFFLAAYFSGIEKNLLPVLPLFVMFYSIVVVIFSIYMGKRFEAPFKKLASNVKDLMINNKIAVDNNFSTQEFIFLQDFIINTFKEKNEKDLAKQELLNLATQAAHDIRSPLAAINTVVLDITSVPEKYQFIIRNAVNRINDIANNLLSGSKIMSNIERINDYKERFSEPIYLILESIVSEKRYEHYQSGININLKYAKDSYNSFAKLNASIFKRVLSNLINNSVEAINIKGQNKGQIEISLSNTDEYVQIIVRDNGCGIPTNVIPYITKQGYSYNKQNGAGLGLAFTKQCLEQIKGSLEIASEESKGTTVIIQLLKSEPPAWFCKNIDIATSSIVVILDDDHSIHEIWKERLKFIPELKIIHCFKRIDFLNLKINTAESCLYLVDYRIMDSASGLDIINECGISENCILVTSNFENLDIRKECTKLNIKILPKFFVPHVRITQANYNKINTVVFIDDDKMMRDTWSIAASCTGNLIDTYNSVEQFLDKSDYYNKQTVIYVDSDLDKEIRGEFLAKKIFDKGFTEIYLATGFPKEKIGKFDWIKEVVGKEPPFNVKDVR is encoded by the coding sequence ATGTTGGATCTTCTCCATTTTAATTTTTTTGTCAAAAATACATACTCGCTATTTGTTCACTCTTTTTCATTTTTTAAATTCATTGCCATTATTTTGATTTTTAATTTTTTAATTTTTGTTTTATTTTTTTCTGCAGGAGAACATGCTTTTACTTACTTTAGTTGGGAATTTATTTCTCACGTATTAAGTTTTATATTTGAATTTATAATATTTAATTTCGCACTTGTATGTTTAATTTATTCTGAAAATTCTGGTTTCTTTCTTTCCTTGTCAGGCTTGATGATACTTATATCAGGCGATTTCTTCTTTAATTATTCATTTCTTTCGCAGACAAATTTTCTTTTACCTTATGGTGAACTGCTTTGGTATTTGGGTTTAATCCTTATTTTCTTTGGAATTTTAAATATAAAAATAAATAGAAACTATAAAATTAAGTTTTGGTTTAGCCAAGCAAATTCTATTAAAAATAAATTAGCATTTTGGAGTTTTGGCACATCCATCTCAAGTTTTTTATTATTTTTTCTTGCAGCCTATTTTTCAGGGATAGAGAAAAATTTACTCCCTGTTTTACCCTTGTTCGTAATGTTTTATTCCATAGTTGTTGTTATCTTTTCTATTTATATGGGAAAACGATTTGAAGCTCCATTCAAAAAATTGGCTTCAAATGTAAAAGACCTGATGATTAATAATAAAATTGCAGTTGATAATAATTTCTCTACTCAGGAATTTATATTTTTGCAAGATTTTATCATTAACACGTTCAAAGAGAAAAATGAGAAGGATTTAGCAAAACAAGAATTATTAAATTTAGCAACTCAAGCAGCACATGATATTCGATCACCATTAGCAGCTATTAATACAGTAGTTTTAGATATAACTTCTGTACCTGAAAAATATCAATTTATTATAAGAAATGCAGTAAATCGTATCAATGATATTGCTAATAATTTACTGTCAGGATCGAAAATTATGTCTAATATTGAGAGAATTAATGATTATAAGGAAAGGTTTTCTGAACCCATTTATTTAATTTTAGAAAGTATTGTTTCAGAAAAAAGATACGAGCATTACCAATCAGGTATAAATATAAATTTAAAATATGCAAAGGATTCATATAATAGCTTTGCTAAATTAAATGCGAGTATATTTAAAAGGGTTCTCTCCAATTTAATTAATAACAGCGTTGAAGCTATTAATATCAAGGGACAAAACAAGGGACAAATAGAGATTTCTTTATCTAATACTGATGAATATGTGCAAATAATAGTTAGGGATAATGGCTGTGGCATTCCTACTAATGTCATTCCATATATAACTAAACAAGGATATAGTTATAATAAACAAAATGGCGCTGGTTTGGGGTTGGCTTTTACAAAACAATGTCTAGAGCAAATAAAAGGGAGTTTAGAAATTGCGTCAGAGGAGTCAAAAGGTACTACGGTTATAATACAACTATTGAAATCTGAGCCTCCGGCTTGGTTTTGCAAAAATATAGATATTGCTACTAGCTCCATAGTAGTTATATTAGATGATGATCATTCTATTCATGAAATTTGGAAAGAACGATTAAAATTTATTCCTGAATTAAAGATAATTCATTGTTTTAAGAGAATCGATTTTCTTAATTTAAAAATTAACACTGCGGAGTCATGTTTATACCTGGTCGACTACAGAATTATGGATTCTGCTAGTGGCTTAGACATAATTAATGAATGCGGTATTAGTGAGAATTGTATTTTAGTCACAAGTAATTTTGAAAATTTAGATATCAGAAAGGAATGTACGAAATTAAATATTAAAATTTTACCAAAGTTTTTTGTCCCCCATGTTCGTATAACACAGGCTAATTATAATAAAATAAATACTGTAGTATTTATAGATGACGATAAAATGATGAGAGATACATGGTCAATTGCCGCAAGTTGTACAGGTAATTTAATAGACACTTACAATTCTGTTGAGCAATTCTTAGATAAATCAGATTATTATAATAAACAGACCGTAATTTATGTCGACTCGGATCTTGATAAAGAGATTCGAGGTGAATTCTTGGCAAAGAAAATTTTTGACAAAGGATTCACTGAAATTTATCTTGCTACTGGCTTTCCCAAAGAAAAAATTGGAAAATTTGATTGGATTAAAGAGGTAGTTGGAAAAGAACCGCCATTTAATGTAAAGGATGTAAGATGA
- a CDS encoding SOS response-associated peptidase family protein, giving the protein MSGFFEWQHHQTQEKTIKQPYYITRADKKLMAVAAIWEKFKPEPEIVIPSCCVLTTSPNALVAKLHDRMPWILTDEQLQVWLTSSEFTQENLNDVMHHDKKVELTCYPVTPAVNSALYKEKDTILPLCSAPRCSAPR; this is encoded by the coding sequence ATGAGCGGGTTTTTTGAATGGCAACACCATCAAACCCAAGAAAAAACCATTAAACAACCCTACTACATAACCCGTGCCGATAAAAAATTAATGGCCGTGGCGGCTATTTGGGAAAAATTTAAACCTGAACCGGAGATTGTTATTCCGTCTTGTTGCGTGTTAACCACCTCGCCTAATGCGTTAGTCGCCAAGCTTCATGACAGAATGCCTTGGATTTTAACGGATGAGCAATTACAAGTTTGGCTAACTTCTTCTGAATTTACACAAGAGAATTTAAACGACGTCATGCACCACGATAAGAAAGTTGAGTTAACCTGTTATCCGGTAACGCCTGCTGTAAATAGCGCGCTTTATAAAGAAAAAGATACTATTCTTCCATTGTGTAGTGCTCCCCGCTGTAGTGCTCCCCGCTAA
- a CDS encoding GNAT family N-acetyltransferase translates to MKVTLNNKEYTFLIGYQKEDKYRAELNNLAKKTFGISFEDGYQSGYWNEKYIPYTLFDGEQAVANVSVNIMNFYVLGQQQQYVQIGTVMTDEAYKNKGLSRFLMEKVLSEWNQKCNFIYLYANPSALELYPKFGFVKVKEYSFFKRVESHIKSTNFYKLDMDMQSNRDMLYDYAKNTQGFGALFMKENADLVMFSCAQFLKDNVYYIRALDIIVVAKFNNNQLHLLDVFGKVPVGLDEIIYSLCDSNINEVLLGFTPKDCIPYEVKEDIGDDVLFIQKDKDKIFVENKVMFPVLSHA, encoded by the coding sequence ATGAAAGTAACTTTGAATAATAAAGAATATACATTCCTAATAGGCTACCAAAAAGAAGATAAGTATAGGGCTGAATTAAATAATTTGGCTAAAAAAACTTTTGGTATTTCATTTGAGGATGGGTATCAATCAGGATATTGGAATGAAAAGTATATACCTTATACTCTGTTTGATGGAGAACAGGCGGTAGCTAATGTTTCAGTCAATATAATGAATTTTTATGTATTAGGCCAGCAGCAACAATATGTTCAAATCGGCACTGTTATGACAGATGAAGCCTATAAAAATAAAGGGTTGAGTCGATTTTTGATGGAAAAGGTATTGTCTGAGTGGAATCAGAAGTGCAACTTTATTTATCTTTATGCTAATCCTTCAGCATTAGAACTTTATCCAAAATTTGGTTTTGTTAAAGTGAAAGAATATTCATTTTTCAAACGAGTGGAGAGCCATATTAAAAGTACAAACTTTTATAAATTAGATATGGACATGCAATCGAATAGAGATATGCTTTACGATTATGCAAAAAACACCCAAGGCTTTGGGGCGCTCTTTATGAAAGAGAATGCTGATCTTGTCATGTTTTCTTGTGCTCAATTTCTAAAAGATAATGTTTATTACATTAGAGCATTAGATATTATCGTAGTTGCAAAATTCAATAATAATCAACTTCATTTGTTAGATGTATTTGGAAAAGTTCCAGTAGGATTAGATGAAATAATATATTCATTATGTGATTCTAACATCAATGAAGTTCTACTCGGATTTACTCCAAAGGATTGTATTCCTTATGAAGTAAAAGAAGATATTGGAGATGATGTGCTTTTTATTCAAAAAGATAAGGATAAAATTTTTGTTGAAAATAAAGTAATGTTTCCGGTGTTATCTCATGCCTAA
- a CDS encoding tyrosine-type recombinase/integrase produces the protein MKERTPTKEIVKKICKILREERPDYVYLRDLFKKVRAEFNIEVTTKTKRLPYVPTEEELKQYYHAVWQTKNIKHMVLIKVLLYTGIRVQELVNIQIADIDYDRCQIRINKGKGSKDRIVPFSIDFRETLMLFANTEQSKGAVYLFESNRKKPFTTRAIRKILAEYAADAGMQQSISPHKLRHFLFTWLKKQGIDEALIQPYSGHETRQSLEIYSKLSLSEAQKAYDSVMNKFMV, from the coding sequence ATGAAAGAGAGGACACCAACAAAAGAAATTGTAAAAAAGATTTGCAAAATACTTCGTGAAGAAAGACCGGATTATGTTTATCTCAGAGATCTGTTCAAGAAAGTTCGGGCTGAGTTTAATATTGAAGTCACTACAAAAACAAAACGATTGCCCTATGTGCCTACAGAAGAAGAGCTTAAGCAGTATTATCATGCCGTTTGGCAAACTAAAAACATAAAGCACATGGTTCTCATTAAAGTATTACTTTATACAGGAATCAGAGTCCAGGAATTGGTCAATATACAAATAGCCGATATTGATTATGATCGTTGTCAAATTCGAATTAATAAAGGAAAAGGAAGTAAAGATCGCATCGTTCCTTTCTCTATAGATTTCAGGGAAACACTGATGTTATTTGCAAACACAGAACAATCAAAAGGCGCTGTGTATTTATTCGAATCTAATCGAAAAAAGCCATTTACCACTAGGGCCATTCGGAAAATATTGGCGGAATACGCCGCTGATGCTGGAATGCAGCAATCTATTTCACCTCATAAATTAAGACATTTTTTATTTACCTGGCTTAAAAAGCAGGGCATTGATGAGGCCTTAATACAGCCATACTCAGGGCATGAGACAAGACAATCTTTAGAGATCTATTCAAAATTATCTTTATCCGAAGCTCAGAAAGCATATGACAGTGTAATGAATAAATTTATGGTTTAA
- a CDS encoding Tn3 family transposase, with protein MENLLSEEDKSYIDNKILTDDSETGIQFLRQDSSSSNKDAVENEIKRLTILSTLPLSLFAFISDIHPRQINLYKRRFLTDTPERSQRRPDAKRYALTIIFCYQRFIQALDNLVDHLVYFIHQIKKTKDKNQQKLEREIGRRLSNLDQLYELAQINRDCPKEIIEHAVYPTVSQETIDQIIKTRNLAKGTKTIIRENVIKRYSNSYRRIIFKILEQLEIHSNNTALIEALDVIKRYQHSKLTYYPMEEKVPLDALISKQEQKNIVLGDENSQRILRKDYECSVFKILRTKLRHKEAWVHNSYKYRNPEDDLPKDFEQRRKEYFSLLGAPLTADIFIAQLQDKIRWNIKQFDENFPKNDLVSICKKKGKPWILLTPLQKVEEPKIIQKVKEAILERWGIIDLLDILKEVDLRENFTNSFTTAGNREILDRETIRKRLLLCLFASGTNTGLKRTAGASRGVVSFEELRHIKKFFINKDDLREAIDAVVNAIFRMRNPKIWRSISTACAADSKQFGCYTKNLLTEWSPRHHNSGVMIYWHVNDQYICVYSQLKSCTSSEVASMLQGIINQETDMEIESQYVDSHGKSELGFALSYLENFDLLPRYKTIGNQKLYLPDDDFEVQNINEITTRSVNWKIIKDQYDEMVKYAVALKTGTSTAETVIRRFARTNYQHPTFKAFMELGKVVKTIFLCRYLDSVELRQQINAGLNVVENWNGANDFVFYGKSSEITSNYRDEQEISMLSLHLLQNCISYINTLLIEQLFTEEPYWERKLGKEDYRALTALFYSHINPYGIFELDLSKRLIIQRNGVIA; from the coding sequence ATTGAAAATCTCCTATCTGAGGAAGATAAATCTTACATCGACAATAAAATTTTAACAGATGATAGTGAAACGGGTATCCAATTTTTACGCCAGGACTCTTCTTCCTCAAATAAAGACGCAGTAGAAAATGAAATTAAGCGATTGACAATATTAAGCACGCTTCCTCTTTCTTTGTTTGCCTTCATAAGTGATATTCATCCAAGACAAATCAATCTTTATAAACGAAGATTCTTAACTGACACTCCGGAAAGGTCTCAGCGCAGACCTGATGCTAAACGCTATGCGTTGACTATAATTTTTTGCTACCAGCGTTTCATACAGGCTCTTGATAATCTCGTTGATCATTTGGTGTACTTTATCCATCAAATTAAAAAAACTAAAGATAAAAATCAGCAGAAGCTTGAACGAGAAATTGGAAGGCGATTAAGCAATTTAGATCAATTGTATGAATTAGCGCAGATTAACCGCGATTGCCCTAAAGAAATCATAGAGCATGCGGTATATCCAACCGTATCCCAGGAAACAATAGACCAAATTATCAAAACCAGAAATCTTGCTAAAGGCACAAAAACAATCATCAGGGAAAATGTGATTAAACGTTACAGCAACAGTTATCGTCGAATTATCTTTAAAATTTTAGAACAGCTTGAAATACATTCAAACAACACTGCTTTGATAGAAGCTCTGGACGTTATCAAGCGTTATCAGCATAGCAAATTAACCTATTATCCCATGGAAGAAAAAGTTCCCTTAGATGCCCTAATCAGCAAACAAGAGCAAAAGAATATAGTTCTGGGCGATGAGAATAGTCAACGCATTTTAAGAAAAGATTACGAATGCTCAGTTTTTAAGATATTACGTACCAAATTAAGACATAAGGAGGCTTGGGTACATAATTCTTACAAATACCGTAACCCAGAAGACGACCTGCCAAAAGATTTTGAACAGCGGCGTAAAGAATATTTCTCATTATTAGGCGCTCCTTTGACCGCAGATATATTCATTGCGCAGTTACAAGATAAAATTCGCTGGAACATTAAACAATTTGATGAAAATTTTCCAAAAAATGATTTGGTTTCAATTTGTAAGAAAAAAGGGAAACCCTGGATTTTATTAACGCCGCTGCAAAAAGTAGAAGAGCCTAAAATCATTCAGAAAGTCAAGGAAGCCATTTTGGAGAGATGGGGAATTATCGACCTTTTAGATATATTAAAAGAGGTTGATCTAAGAGAGAATTTCACAAATAGCTTTACCACTGCAGGCAACAGGGAAATATTAGATCGAGAAACCATTCGTAAACGATTATTGTTATGTTTATTTGCTTCCGGTACGAATACTGGTCTAAAAAGAACAGCTGGTGCTTCACGCGGAGTGGTCAGCTTTGAAGAACTGCGCCATATTAAGAAATTTTTTATCAATAAAGATGATCTGCGTGAAGCAATAGATGCTGTCGTTAACGCTATTTTTAGGATGCGCAACCCCAAAATTTGGCGCTCAATTTCAACTGCATGTGCTGCTGATTCGAAACAATTTGGCTGTTATACCAAAAACCTTCTTACAGAGTGGAGTCCAAGACATCATAATAGCGGTGTTATGATTTATTGGCATGTAAATGATCAGTATATCTGTGTTTATTCTCAACTTAAATCTTGTACCTCTTCTGAAGTTGCATCGATGCTGCAGGGAATTATCAACCAGGAAACGGATATGGAGATTGAGTCTCAGTATGTTGATAGTCACGGTAAAAGCGAACTAGGGTTTGCATTAAGCTATTTAGAAAATTTTGACCTGTTGCCACGTTATAAAACTATTGGAAATCAAAAACTCTATTTGCCAGATGATGACTTTGAGGTACAAAACATTAATGAAATTACCACACGTAGTGTCAACTGGAAAATCATTAAAGATCAATATGATGAAATGGTAAAATACGCTGTGGCTTTAAAAACAGGAACTTCAACCGCTGAAACAGTGATTAGACGATTTGCAAGAACCAACTATCAACATCCGACATTTAAAGCATTTATGGAATTGGGAAAGGTAGTCAAAACTATCTTTCTATGTCGATATTTAGATTCAGTTGAACTCCGCCAACAAATTAATGCAGGCCTTAATGTTGTTGAGAATTGGAATGGCGCGAATGATTTTGTATTTTATGGAAAAAGCAGTGAAATCACCTCAAATTATCGTGATGAGCAGGAAATATCGATGCTTAGTCTTCACCTTTTGCAAAATTGTATTTCATATATCAATACACTGTTAATCGAACAATTATTTACAGAAGAACCTTATTGGGAAAGAAAATTAGGCAAAGAGGATTATCGTGCATTAACCGCCTTATTTTATTCACATATCAATCCTTATGGAATTTTTGAGCTCGATTTATCCAAGCGCCTTATTATCCAAAGAAATGGAGTTATTGCATGA
- a CDS encoding DUF4158 domain-containing protein, with amino-acid sequence MFRWFERHCQFPAITDIPEELIWSGVEFFDNSVSYHTLLEKFGQERVVNRDKQEIKDYFGYRNFDPACIDFQRFMSEHILEEENDETLLQTVHEYLKSVHVEIPSKDILIKIIQQAKFKKEAGLFEQLKISYLRKINLTSTIKF; translated from the coding sequence TTGTTTAGATGGTTTGAAAGGCATTGTCAGTTCCCAGCTATAACAGATATACCCGAAGAATTAATTTGGTCAGGTGTAGAATTTTTTGATAATTCCGTGTCCTACCATACCTTGCTGGAGAAGTTTGGACAAGAAAGAGTTGTTAATAGAGACAAGCAGGAAATAAAAGACTACTTTGGATATCGAAATTTTGATCCAGCATGTATTGATTTCCAAAGGTTCATGTCTGAACATATTCTGGAAGAAGAAAATGATGAAACATTGCTGCAAACGGTTCATGAGTATTTAAAAAGTGTCCATGTAGAGATTCCAAGCAAAGATATTCTGATTAAAATAATCCAACAAGCAAAATTCAAAAAAGAAGCAGGGTTATTTGAACAATTGAAAATCTCCTATCTGAGGAAGATAAATCTTACATCGACAATAAAATTTTAA
- a CDS encoding PDDEXK nuclease domain-containing protein — protein sequence MTPDLIFKEPYFLDFIGAHTYESEEELESLILNNITHFLTELGTDFCFVARQKRMSTGKKDRYLDLLFFNRRLRRLIAIDLKLGDFDPAYKGQMEWYLNWLDQNERFDYEGQPIGIILCAGKDHEDIEYLEMDKTGIHVAQYLTELPAKEILESHLRKAIAVAKENLFKKSLMND from the coding sequence ATGACACCCGATCTTATATTTAAGGAACCTTATTTTTTAGACTTCATAGGCGCACATACTTATGAATCAGAAGAAGAACTGGAAAGTCTTATTCTGAATAACATAACACATTTCTTGACTGAACTTGGTACAGATTTTTGTTTTGTAGCACGCCAAAAGCGTATGAGTACCGGTAAAAAAGATCGTTATTTAGATTTGCTATTTTTCAATCGTCGTTTGCGAAGGCTAATTGCCATTGATCTCAAGCTGGGTGATTTTGATCCGGCTTACAAAGGTCAGATGGAGTGGTATCTCAATTGGCTTGATCAAAATGAGCGATTTGACTACGAAGGTCAGCCAATAGGCATTATTTTATGTGCAGGCAAAGATCATGAAGATATTGAATATTTAGAGATGGATAAAACAGGTATTCATGTTGCTCAATATTTAACAGAGCTTCCAGCAAAAGAGATACTTGAGTCACATTTACGAAAAGCGATCGCTGTTGCAAAAGAAAATTTATTCAAAAAATCATTAATGAATGATTAA
- a CDS encoding DUF1016 N-terminal domain-containing protein: MKQSTSKLITELPAALFHNIASLIDDARKHVAREYSSTQAILCWLIGKRIDEEILKAERAEYGEAIVTSLARELTLAYGRGYSRPNLFRMIKFAKQFPNREIVSTLSRQLAWSHFVIICSIDDDLKRDFYAEMCRVQRWSVRALQKQVNGMLYERTALSKKPDEVIRSQLDKLKNNDE, translated from the coding sequence ATTAAGCAGTCTACATCAAAACTAATTACCGAATTACCTGCAGCATTATTTCATAATATTGCCAGTTTAATCGATGATGCAAGAAAACATGTTGCTCGTGAGTATAGCTCTACCCAAGCAATATTATGTTGGTTAATCGGTAAGCGTATTGATGAGGAAATTCTAAAAGCGGAGCGTGCAGAGTATGGTGAAGCTATTGTGACCTCACTAGCCAGAGAGCTGACTTTAGCTTATGGCAGGGGATATAGCCGTCCAAACCTTTTTAGAATGATTAAATTTGCCAAACAATTCCCAAATAGAGAAATTGTCTCAACACTGTCGAGACAATTAGCATGGTCTCATTTTGTAATCATTTGCTCTATTGATGATGATTTAAAGCGAGATTTTTATGCGGAAATGTGTCGTGTTCAACGTTGGAGTGTACGGGCTTTACAAAAACAGGTAAACGGAATGCTTTATGAACGCACAGCTTTAAGCAAAAAACCAGATGAAGTAATAAGGTCGCAATTGGACAAGCTCAAAAATAATGACGAATGA